One window of Ziziphus jujuba cultivar Dongzao chromosome 5, ASM3175591v1 genomic DNA carries:
- the LOC112490554 gene encoding uncharacterized protein LOC112490554 isoform X4, protein MLNKSGFEWNDFLKCVEVDSDEVWKAYVQSNPSAKAWKGKLFPMYERLATIFEKDQATGHGAQTPINMVNDLNLDSGNEQFNDVYSPMSMNEIHNEPSTRPKLRGFSADNNLEISKAMRLDPSNVEVFKIIGTDAGKIEFVRKFLNY, encoded by the exons ATGCTAAACAAAAGTGGGTTCGAATGGAATGACTTTCTTAAATGTGTGGAAGTTGATAGTGACGAAGTTTggaaagcatatgtgcag agCAATCCAAGTGCAAAGGCATGGAAAGGTAAATTGTTTCCGATGTATGAGAGGCTTGCTACTATTTTTGAAAAGGATCAGGCAAcaggacatggagcacaaactccaattaATATGGTCAATGATTTGAATTTGGATAGTGGAAATGAACAATTTAATGATGTATATTCTCCAATGTCTATGAATGAAATACATAATGAACCGTCCACCCGACCCAAATTAAGAG GCTTCTCTGCTGATAACAATCTCGaaatctctaaggcaatgagattGGATCCATCGAACGTTGAGGTGTTTAAGATTATTGGGACGGATGCGGGCAAGATTGAATTTGTtaggaaatttttaaattactaa
- the LOC112490554 gene encoding uncharacterized protein LOC112490554 isoform X1, translated as MLNKSGFEWNDFLKCVEVDSDEVWKAYVQSNPSAKAWKGKLFPMYERLATIFEKDQATGHGAQTPINMVNDLNLDSGNEQFNDVYSPMSMNEIHNEPSTRPKLRGKRESELKDDDIVSGFDNVAKKLFDKLAAKLDKSEANYPQYLTMELDRLGFSADNNLEISKAMRLDPSNVEVFKIIGTDAGKIEFVRKFLNY; from the exons ATGCTAAACAAAAGTGGGTTCGAATGGAATGACTTTCTTAAATGTGTGGAAGTTGATAGTGACGAAGTTTggaaagcatatgtgcag agCAATCCAAGTGCAAAGGCATGGAAAGGTAAATTGTTTCCGATGTATGAGAGGCTTGCTACTATTTTTGAAAAGGATCAGGCAAcaggacatggagcacaaactccaattaATATGGTCAATGATTTGAATTTGGATAGTGGAAATGAACAATTTAATGATGTATATTCTCCAATGTCTATGAATGAAATACATAATGAACCGTCCACCCGACCCAAATTAAGAGGTAAGAGAGAATCTGAATtgaaagatgatgatattgtgaGCGGATTTGACAATGTAGCaaagaaattatttgataaattggctgcAAAGTTAGATAAATCTGAAGCCAATTATCCACAATACTTAACTATGGAGCTTGACAGGTTAGGCTTCTCTGCTGATAACAATCTCGaaatctctaaggcaatgagattGGATCCATCGAACGTTGAGGTGTTTAAGATTATTGGGACGGATGCGGGCAAGATTGAATTTGTtaggaaatttttaaattactaa